The genomic segment AGGGAGACCTGTCCTCCTCCTCCGCTCGGGGCCCGGCCGAACCAGGCGCGAGGCAGGTAGTCCTTGCCGATGGCGTTGGAGGGGAGGTTCAGGCGCAGCTCCGGCACCTGACGCCCGATCCAGGCCACGAAGGTGTTGCTGTTGGGGCCGGGCCACGCGCGGTAGGTGTGGGGGTACGGGTAGCTCGCCACGGCGGCTTCGATGCGCGGGATCAGGCCTTCGGCCTCCGGCCCGCGCAGGTCGTTCAAGAGCTCGGGGGGGTTGCCGTACCAGGCCCGGTCGGGCGCTTCCGCACTCGACACCACGGCCGAGCGTCCCCGGCGCACGTTCCACCCCACCACGTGGTGTACGGTGTAGGCCGCGGCCCCGGCGGGCTTGGTGGCGATCCACGTGTGCACGGCAAACAGGCCCCGCCACCGGACCGCGCGGGCGGCGTACACCTGCACCACCGCTTCCGGCGTGGCCTCGGGGGCCGGGGCGATGCCCCTGCTGGAGCGGTCGGCAGTGCGCCAGTCGCCCCCCAGGCTCACGTCGTGCCGAATCAGGGACAGAAGGGGGCCGAGGAGCAACGCAAGGGCCAGGACGGCCGCCAGCCGCCACGCGGTGCGGCGCAGGCTCATGGAGTCTTCCGACCGGACGAGTGGGGCCACGAGAGCTCCGACGGGCGGCGCGGGGCGGACAGCGGTGTGAAAAGGCCGAACATCCGGAGGTACTCCCGCGGCAAGTTCACGACACCAAGGTACCCCCCCACGGTACGGAACCGCCGGGCCAGGGTCAAGCCGACGGGGCTTCCTGGATCCACCGTCTGGGTGGCAAGCGGGGTCCGGGAGCCTCTGCGCCAGGGGGAGTTTGACCGTGTCCGGCGACCCGCGGGAAGAAGCGCGGGGTCGGGAGGTTCTGCGGGGGGGCGGCGAACGCAAGGCGATCATCGAGACGAGGCAGCGAGCATGAGCAAGGTCCGTCGGTGGGCACGGAATCGGGTAGGGACGGGCCGGCCCGCGAACCCGGAGGCCCCGTGACGGCGCCGCCCGCTGGGGCGGGCCCGGCTGCGGTGGTCACGGGGGGCGGTCAGGGCATCGGCCGGGCGGTGTGCGAGCGCCTCCTCTGAAACGGCGGGACGCGACGGGGGTCAGCGGGCGGTTGGACGGGGACGCAGGCCGCGCAGGCTGATTCCGACCAGGTACGCGGTGGCCAGGGCGTAGGCGGCAAGGGTTCCGAACCCCAGCCCCAGCGGAGGGTAGAGCAGCGCCACGGCGACGCAGTAGATTACGAGGCTGAAGAGGCCGCGGGGCAGGTTCTTGAGAATCGTGTTCACGTGCTCGGGTCGATAGCAGTAGTGGATGATCACGAGGAAGGGGAGCAGGGTGGTGGGGAAGGCCGCGAACAGACCGGCCCACGTCGGGCCCACCCAGCGCGCCGCGGTCGTGACGGCGACAACGACTGCCGCGGCGAAAGCGCCCCTCACGACGGTGGTTCCAAGGCCGGTCCGGGGGCGGCCGTCGATCACCGCGTCGGTCACGCGGCCGAAGAGACGGTCGGAGACGATGATTGCAGCCGTTGTGACGAGGGCGGCGGTCCACAGCCCCAGCCTGGCTCGTTCCAGGACCAGGATCGCCAGGAAGTAACCCCCCAGGCCCCCCGCCAGGCCGGCGGCGATGCCAACTCCCGTAGAGCGCCCCTGGGTCCTTCGGACGGCGAGGTAGTATCCGTATGCAAAGCAGAGGATGGCGGTGAGCCCCAAGGTGGAGAACACCGCCGCCCGCGCCGCGAAGTCCGGCCCCAGTTCGTAGCCCATGAAGAACAGGCTGATGGCGGACCCCAAGGGAAAACCGGAGAAGACCCCCGCGAAGCGGGGATTCACCCGCTCGGCCAGTGTCGAAAGCCCCAGCACCATCCCGACCGCCGCCGCGATCTTGAAGAAGGTCAAGGGCTCGAGCAGGCGGGAGAGGGAGATCGCGTCCAGGATTGTCTCCGGGTCCAGGAGGAGCTTCGGTGGCCAAGATGGTGGCCATGGCGCGGGGCGCCACTGATACCAGCTTGCCGCTGCCCGTTCAAGGGGTGGGAGCCCCCGCGATCCGCCGCCTGGGTGGCGAGCGGGGTCCGGGAGCCCCTGCGCTTCGCCGCTGGCCAGGAAGGGCGAGTGTCGCGGAGTCCAGGAGGGGCGGGAGCGACCCCGCAATCCGCGACAACTGGACGAGGGGTCCCTCGCGGAACCGGTGCGCCTGGCCGGTTTCCACCGGCTGTGGCGGATTGGTCGAGGCGGCACGGGGCTGCGCTCCAGGACTCCCGGACCCCGCCCGAAGATTCCGTGGTGGATCCTGGGGCCCCCGGATCCGCCGCCCTCGTGGAGGGGCGCGGCAAACCATCTTCCCCGCTCGCAACGTGGTCTCGCGAGAGTTACACTGCACGACTGGAACGTGGATACCCCGACCCGGAGGAGCCCCCGTGGGACGCAGCTTCCCCTATCGACTCAGCGAGAGTCTCTATGTCCTGGGTGACGAGCTCTTTCTCACCTACCTGCTGCGAGGCGAGAGCTGCACGCTCGTGGATCTGGGCGCCAGCGGCAGCGTGCCCCGGATCGAAGGGCAGTTGCGGGAGCTCGGGATTGGCCACGGCGAAGTCGAGCACCTGGTGGTGCAGCACGCGCACTGGGACCACGTGTGCGGGTTGCCCTACTTTCGCGGGCTCTTTCCGCGAGCGCAGGTGCTGGGGTCTGCCAAGGCGCGCGAGGTGCTGGACAAGCCCAAGATCGTGGGGCAGTTCCGGGAGAACGACGAGCGGTGGTGCAGCCGTCTGAAGGAACTCGGCGCCCTGGAGGTGCTGCCCGGCTTTCTGCCGTACGACCGCATCGCGGTCGACCGGGTCGTCCAGGACGGGGAGATCGTGGATCTGGGCGGCATCCCGGTGCGCTTTCTCGCAACCCCGGGTCACAGCCCGTGCAGCCTCTCGGTGCACCTGCCGACCGAGGGCGCCCTTCTGGTCTCAGATGCGGTCGGTTTCTACCTGCCCGAGGTGGATGGGTTCCTGCCCATGTTCTTCCAGGGGGTGGACGAGACCCTGGCGTCCATCGACCGGGTCTGCGCGGTGGGCGCGGACATCCTGGGGTACGGACACGCGCTCCACTTGATGATCGAGGGGCGCGATGCGGTAACCCACGGGTGCCGGCGTCTTCGCGAAGAGACCCTGGCTCTGGCGGCCCGGGTCAAGGCCCTGGCGGCAGACGGGGCGGCCGAGGAGACCCTCCTGGAGGAGCTCCACCAGGTGGCGTACCGGGATTTTCTGGCGCAGCTGTACCTACCGGACTACTTGCGAGATGTAGCTCCGTTCCTGCTGCGGGCCATCCTCCGGGCACAGGCCGGCGCCCCCTCGTGACGCTCGCGGGCTTTACCCGAGGGATCTTCCCTGCCTGTGCCCCTTGCCCGCGTCCGGTGTCCGCGTCCTGTTGACGCGGTGCCCCCCCGCTGTTACAAGCGGGCTGACGTCCGTCAGCCCGGCGTTTCCGGCGCCCCGGGACGCTGCGTGACGGGTTGCCGCACGGTGAGGGAGCGAGACCCCATGCGTACAGAGAAGGTTCCATCCTCGGGCCCGAGCTGCGCGGTGATCGTGGAGGAGCGATGCACCGGGTGCGGCACCTGCATCTCGATCTGTTCCTACGGTGCGATCGGGCTGCGCGAAACGGCTCGAGGGGGCAAGGCCGCCGTGGACCTTACCCTGTGCCGGGGCGACGGTCTGTGCGGTTCGTTCTGTGCCACGGGGGCCATTGAGTTCCAGGAGTCTTCTCGAAGAGACATCTTCCAGCAGATCGATGATGCCGTGGCGCGCGCCTGACGTGGCCCCGGCGCGGACGGCGCGGCTCCACGCCTGACGAGGTGGAATCGGATGGCAAAGCAAGCAGGGACCAAGATCGTCGGTTTCGTGTGCCACTGGTGAGGGTACGGGTCCGCGGACCTGGCTGGAGTTTCCAGACTACAGTACAGCACGGAAGTACGCCTCATCCGCGTGATGTGCACGGGCAGGATCGACCTGGCCTTCGTGCTTCGCGCCTTCGAGAAGGGGGCGGACGGAGTCTTCATCGCCGGCTGCCGGCTCAACGAGTGCAACTACACGACCCAGGGGAACTTCTACGCCCTGAGCATGGTGCAGTTGTGCAAGAAGATCCTGGAGGAGGTGGGGATCGACCCGGCGCGGATCCGCATCGAGCTCCTATCCGGCGCCGAGGGCAACCGGTTCTCCGACCTGGTCAACGACTTCAGCCAGTCCATCCGCGCACTGGGGCCCCTGGGTGCTTCGGAGCGCGTCGACGAGGCCGAGCTGGCGTGCCGGCTGGAGGCGATTTCGAAACTGGTACCCTACATCAAGGTCGAGAAGCGGGAGAAGCTCCAGGTGCGTCTCGAGTCCGCGGCGGCCTACGAGGGACTCTATTCGGGGGACGAGATTCATCGCCTGCTGCACGAGGTGGCGTCCTATTACATCGATCCGGAAAAGTGCCAGGCCTGTGCGGTGTGTGCCAAGAGGTGCCCGGTCGAGGCCATCGACGGCGCAAAGAACCGCGTCCACGTGATCGACCAGGACAAGTGCATCAAGTGCGGGCGTTGTTTCGAGGTGTGTCCGCCGCTGTTCGGAGCGGTGCAGCGACTATCCGGCAGGCCCGTGCCGCCGCCCCTTTCGGACGACCGGAGGACGATCGTCCGGAAGAAGAGAAAGGAGACGTCATGAGTGCGACCCCCGCGAGAGTGCGACTGATGATCCCCGAAGACTTCGAGGCCGTGGTTGGCATCGACGCAAAGATCCTCGGGGCGCCGCGAGCGGAGTACTACAAGGTCAAGTTCGCGAAGATCGTGGAGTCGTCCGATTCCCTGCCCATCTCTCTCGTGGCGGAGCAGGAAGACGGGAAGGTCGTGGGCTTCGTCATGGGGGAGCTCTACATGGGGGAGTACGGCATCTTCGAGGACCAGGCGACCATCGACACCATCGGCGTGGATCCGGATTGCCACCACGGCGGCATCGGGCGGCAGTTGATCGGCGAGTTCGTCGACCACGTGAGGCGGATCGGGGTGCGAAAGATCAGCACCCTGGTGTCCGTCGACGACCGAAACCTCACGAAGTTCTTCGGCGCCAATCAGTTTTCCCCCTCCCGAAGCATCAACCTGGAACGAACCATCTGACCATCCGATCGATATCCTGAAAGAATCCAAACACGTACCGTTCCAGAGCCGGGAGGTGGCCCATGGCGGAAGAGAGGGGATTTACCGTTCGGGACCGGCGCGGGGTCAAGGATGAGGGCCCTTCGGCCGAAAGGGAAGGCACCG from the Thermodesulfobacteriota bacterium genome contains:
- a CDS encoding MBL fold metallo-hydrolase, translated to MGRSFPYRLSESLYVLGDELFLTYLLRGESCTLVDLGASGSVPRIEGQLRELGIGHGEVEHLVVQHAHWDHVCGLPYFRGLFPRAQVLGSAKAREVLDKPKIVGQFRENDERWCSRLKELGALEVLPGFLPYDRIAVDRVVQDGEIVDLGGIPVRFLATPGHSPCSLSVHLPTEGALLVSDAVGFYLPEVDGFLPMFFQGVDETLASIDRVCAVGADILGYGHALHLMIEGRDAVTHGCRRLREETLALAARVKALAADGAAEETLLEELHQVAYRDFLAQLYLPDYLRDVAPFLLRAILRAQAGAPS
- a CDS encoding hydrogenase iron-sulfur subunit; translated protein: MAKQAGTKIVGFVCHWUGYGSADLAGVSRLQYSTEVRLIRVMCTGRIDLAFVLRAFEKGADGVFIAGCRLNECNYTTQGNFYALSMVQLCKKILEEVGIDPARIRIELLSGAEGNRFSDLVNDFSQSIRALGPLGASERVDEAELACRLEAISKLVPYIKVEKREKLQVRLESAAAYEGLYSGDEIHRLLHEVASYYIDPEKCQACAVCAKRCPVEAIDGAKNRVHVIDQDKCIKCGRCFEVCPPLFGAVQRLSGRPVPPPLSDDRRTIVRKKRKETS
- a CDS encoding GNAT family N-acetyltransferase; amino-acid sequence: MSATPARVRLMIPEDFEAVVGIDAKILGAPRAEYYKVKFAKIVESSDSLPISLVAEQEDGKVVGFVMGELYMGEYGIFEDQATIDTIGVDPDCHHGGIGRQLIGEFVDHVRRIGVRKISTLVSVDDRNLTKFFGANQFSPSRSINLERTI
- a CDS encoding DUF3750 domain-containing protein, whose product is MAPLVRSEDSMSLRRTAWRLAAVLALALLLGPLLSLIRHDVSLGGDWRTADRSSRGIAPAPEATPEAVVQVYAARAVRWRGLFAVHTWIATKPAGAAAYTVHHVVGWNVRRGRSAVVSSAEAPDRAWYGNPPELLNDLRGPEAEGLIPRIEAAVASYPYPHTYRAWPGPNSNTFVAWIGRQVPELRLNLPSNAIGKDYLPRAWFGRAPSGGGGQVSLFGLLGATAAPVEGLELNLLGLNLGVDLLVPALKLPAFGRLGLSRSPGAPAGG
- a CDS encoding 4Fe-4S binding protein; translated protein: MRTEKVPSSGPSCAVIVEERCTGCGTCISICSYGAIGLRETARGGKAAVDLTLCRGDGLCGSFCATGAIEFQESSRRDIFQQIDDAVARA